The segment ATCGGCAATCCTGACCGAAGATGACCGGCGCAAACGCGAATATGACAATATCATCCGCGCCCTTGAAACCACACGCGGCCGGATTTTTGGCCCCGATGGCGCGGCAGCCCTTTTGAATGTAAAGCCGACAACACTGGCATCGCGGATCAAAAAGCTTCGGATTGACCGGCGCGATTTCACGCCATCGGGCCAACCCTAGGATACGGCTATAGGAACCAGTCATCGGAAATCGCAAAGATTTTTCGATCTGCGACCTTGCCCCCGCCCGCAGTTTGACGCAGCATGTCGCCCCGCCCGGCACATCACACCCGCAGGGCGGCACAAAGGAGTAGTCCGGTATGGCTGGATTTTTACAGATTGGCGTTCTGATCGCGATGGCCGCGGTCGCGGTTATTCTGGTGCTTGGCATCATCACCATGGCACGTGGCAAGGATGCCAGAAAATCCAACAAGCTGATGCAGCTTCGCGTACTGGTACAGGGGATTGCCCTGCTGCTTCTGGTCATTCTGTCCTTCATGGCGCTGGGCAAATAGGCCCGCCGATGATCCACCCCGAAAGTCACGCATCAGGACAACGGAATTCACCATGGTTCAACTGACCCGCATCTACACCAAATCCGGCGACAAGGGCAAAACCGCCCTTGGCAATGGCACCCGCGTTGCCAAAAACGATATTCGCGTTGCGGCCTATGGCACGGTGGACGAAACCAATGCGGTGATTGGGGTTGCCCGCCTGCATGCGACTGGTGATGTCGATGCCATGCTCGCCCGCATCCAGAACGACCTTTTTGATCTTGGGGCCGATCTGTGCACGCCCGGTGATGGCAGCGACGATAACCCGGAACGCCCGGCCCTTCGCATCACGAGCAAGCAGACCGAGCGGCTGGAAAGCGAAATCGATGCGATCAATGCCGGTCTTGATCCGCTGACATCCTTTGTCCTGCCCGGTGGCAGCGCCCTTTCGGCCCAGCTTCATGTCGCGCGCACCGTATCGCGCCGCGCCGAACGGCTGATTGTGGAGCTCTCGGGAATCGAGGCGATCAACCCCGAAGCGGTCCGTTACATCAACCGCCTGTCGGACCATATGTTCGTTCTGGCCCGCCATGCCAATAATGGTGGCAAGGACGATATCCTGTGGCAACCCGGCCTGACCCGCTAGGCAAATATTCGAACAAACCCCTGTCTTTTCAGGGTTCGGTTGCGTATCAAGGCAGCCCGAGACTTCAGAATTTCAGTAAAGAAGTTGTCGTTAACGTTAACCTCTTTACGTAAATTGACAAGCCCCGTAGCACCCCCTATTGTGCATCGCGGGGAAAACAGTAACATCGGGCCCCACTGCGGACTGCCCCGGCAGAACGCAGCAAGCCCATAGCTTCGACAACAAAAACGAACAGGTCTGTCATGAAGGTTCTTGTCGCCGTTAAGCGCGTTGTGGATTACAACGTCAAGATCCGTGTCAAACAGGACCAGTCTGGCGTTGAATTGAACAACGTCAAAATGTCCATGAACCCGTTTGACGAAATCGCCGTTGAAGAGGCCGTCCGCCTCAAGGAAGCCGGCACCGCGACCGAAGTGGTCGCTGTATCGCTGGGTGTGAAACAGTGTCAGGAAACACTGCGTACCGCCCTTGCCATGGGTGCCGATCGCGGCATTCTGGTCGAAACCGACGACGAACTGCAACCGCTTGCCGTTGCCAAACTTCTCAAGGAAGTCGTTGCCAAGGAAAGCCCGGATCTCGTGATCCTCGGCAAACAGGCAATTGATGACGACGCCAACCAGACCGGTCAGATGCTGGCCGCCCTTCTGGACTGGCCGCAGGGCACGTTCGCGTCCAAGGTTGCCGTTGCCGATGGCAAGCTTGACGTCACCCGCGAAGTCGATGGTGGTCTTGAAACCATCAAGATCGATCTTCCGGCCATCGTCACCACCGACCTTCGCCTGAACGAGCCGCGCTATGCGTCGCTTCCCAACATCATGAAAGCCAAGAAAAAGCCGCTTGATACGCTAAGCCCGGCTGATCTTGGTGTCGACACCGCGCCGCGCCTGAAAACCCTGAAAGTGACGGAACCGCCGGCACGTCAGGCAGGTGTAAAAGTTGCCAGCGTCGCCGAGCTTGTCGACAAGCTTCGCAACGAAGCAAAAGTGATTTAAGCGGGGGCCGATCAAATGAGCATTCTTGTTATTGCCGAACACGACAATACCGAACTGAAGGGCGCAACGCTCAATACCGTTGCCGCCGCACAGAAAATCGGTGGCGACATCACCATTCTGGTCGCGGGCGAAAACTGCCGTGCGGTTGCCGATGCGGCCGCAAAGGTTGCGGGCGTTTCCAAGGTTCTGGTTGCCGATAACGCGGCCTATGGCCATTTCCTGGCTGAAAACCTGGCCGGTCTCGTCAATGAACTGGCCGGTGATTACAGCCACGTTCTGGTGGCCGCTTCGACCACGGGCAAAAACTTCATGCCCCGCGTTGCAGCATTGAAAGACGTCGCGCAGATTTCCGACATCACCGATGTCGAAGGTGCCGATACCTTCGTCCGTCCGATCTATGCCGGTAACGCGATGGCAACCGTTCAGTCGTCAGACAGCCTGAAACTGATCACCGTCCGTACCACGGGCTTTGATCCGGTCGCGGCCGAAGGCGGTTCTGCATCGATCGAAGATATCGCAACTGCGAAAGATGCCGGAAAATCCGCTTTTGTCAGTCAGGAACTGACCGAGTCGGAACGTCCGGAACTGACCGCAGCCAGTGTTGTCATCTCTGGCGGTCGCGGCATGGGCTCGGGCGAGAACTTCCACCTGATCGAACCGATTGCCGATAAACTCGGCGCTGCCATTGGCGCTTCGCGTGCCGCAGTCGATGCGGGATACGCCCCGAACGACTGGCAGGTCGGCCAGACCGGCAAAGTTGTTGCACCGCAGCTATACATTGCGGTAGGCATTTCAGGTGCGATACAGCACCTTGCCGGCATGAAGGACAGTAAGGTCATTGTTGCGATCAACAAGGACGAAGAAGCACCGATCTTCTCGGTTGCCGATTACGGTCTTGTCGCGGACCTGTTCGAGGCCCTTCCCGCACTGGCGAGCGAACTCGACAAATAATCAGATCCCATCTAGGGTCAGAACAGTCAAAGAACATTGTTCTGACCTTGTTTTGACCCTGGGGGATGAGTGGGGAACAAATGGCTTCGCTTGAAGATATCAAGACCATTGGCGTAATCGGCGCCGGTCAGATGGGCAACGGGATTGCTCATGTGATTGCGCTTGCCGACTACGACGTCCGACTGCTTGACGTATCGGCAGAGGCGCTCGACAAGGCGCTTGGCCTGATTGGCAAGAACATGGATCGTCAGGTCAAGAAAGACCTGATTACCGAGGCACAGAAAGAAGCGGCCCTTGCCCGGATTACCACGGGTACGGATTACAGCTTCCTGTCTGACTGCGATCTCGTGATCGAGGCCGCAACCGAAAACGAAGAGACCAAGAAACAGATTTTCAAGGCTCTGTGTCCGGTTCTGGGTCCCGAAGCCATCATTGCGACCAACACATCGTCCATTTCGGTGACGCGTCTGGCTTCCTATACAGACCGCCCGTCGAAATTCATGGGCATGCACTTCATGAACCCGGTGCCGCTGATGAAGCTGGTCGAACTGATCCGTGGTATTGCCACGGACGAGCCGACCTATCGCACCATTCATGAACTGACCAAGAAACTGGGCAAGGACACGGCAAGTGCCGAAGATTTCCCGGCTTTCATCGTGAACCGTATTCTGCTGCCGATGATCAACGAGGCGATCTATACGCTTTACGAAGGTGTCGGCAATGTCCGGTCCATCGACGATGCCATGCGCCTTGGCGCAAACCATCCGATGGGGCCGCTGCAACTGGCCGATTTCATTGGTCTGGATACCTGCCTGTCGATCATGCATGTCCTGCATGATGGTCTGGCCGATACCAAATATCGCCCTTGCCCGCTTCTGGTCAAATATGTCGAAGCCGGCTGGCTTGGCCGCAAGGTCGGCCGCGGCTTCTATGACTATAGCGGCGACGAGCCGGTTCCGACCCGCTGATCATCGCCGGATCAAAAATTCAAAAGGCCACTGCATCACTGCGGTGGCCTTTTTGCATTGGGGGTATACCCCCGCCTTGATGATTTAACCGACGTGCAAAGCTTTTGATCTTTCGATCAGAAATTGCCCTGCTATGATGACCCATAAGAAACCAAGACCAAAAAGAATCCAGGAGGCCGTCCCACATGTTTCTCGGAATAGATGTCGGTACATCTGCCGTTAAAGCGCTTCTGATGGATGAACATTCGGTCACCGTCGCCGAAACAGATGTGCCCCTGACGCTGAGCAACCCCAAACCATTCTGGAGCGAGCAGCACCCGGATGACTGGTGGGCTGCGACCTGCACGGCGATGGATCAGTTGAAATCATCCAACCCCGCCGCCCTTGCCGCGGTTCGCGCGATTGGCCTGTCGGGCCAGATGCACGGTGCGGTGATCCTTGATGCGAACGATAAACCACTTCGTCCTGCGATCCTGTGGAATGACGGCCGGGCAAAGGCCGAATGCGATGAATTGCAGGCCGCCCTGCCCGATCTGCCATCGCGTGCCGGTGTGGTCGCCATGCCGGGCATGACCGCGCCCAAACTGATCTGGCTGCGCAAACACGAACCCGATATCTTTGCCCGGATCAAAACCGTCCTGCTGCCCAAGGATTACATCCGTTTCTGCCTGACCGGCGAAAAGGTCACCGAAATGTCGGATGCCGCCGGCACGCTCTGGCTTGATGAAGAAAGCCGAAGCTGGAACTTTGACGCCATCGCCGCAACCGGCATGGATATCGCCCAACTACCCCGCCTTGTCGAAGGCAGCGACCCCACCGGCCATCTGCGCGGTGAACTGGCCGCGCGCTGGGACATGAAGCCGACCGTGATTGTCGCGGGCGGCGGCGGGGATGCCGCGACCGGTGGCATCGGTGTCGGCGCGGTCAGCCATGGCGACGGCTTCATTTCGCTCGGCACATCGTCACAGATTTTCGTCGCATCGGATCGTTATCGCCCGAAACCCCACGAACTTCTGCACAGCTTCGCCCATGCAGTACCCCAGCACTGGTTCCAGATGGCCGTCCTGCTGAACGGGGCAAGCTGCCTTTTGTGGGCGGCAAACCTGTTGGGTGAAAAGGATATCGGCGCATTGCTGCAACGGACCGAAGCCGGGCACAAGGCCCCCTCGGATGTCGTGTTCCTGCCCTACCTTAATGGCGAACGAACCCCGCATAACGATCCCTATGCGCGCGGCGTGTTCTTTGGCCTTGGCAGTGACACATCACGCGAAACAATGGTCCAGTCGGTGCTTGAAGGTGTCGGTTTTGCCCTTCTGGATGGGCAGTCACGCCTGCATGCCGCCGGAACGCATTGTGAATTGCCCGGTGTCATTGGCGGCGGTGCGCGCAGCCGATACTGGATTCAGTTGATATCGGATATCATGGGCTGCCCGCTTGCCCGATACGAAGGGGCGGCCAAGGGCCCGGCCTTTGGCGCGGCGCGCCTTGGACGGCTGGCACTCGATAACGAAACGGTCGAGGATGTCTGCCAGAAACCGGCCATTCAGGAAGTGATCGAACCCGATATGAACAGACACGCGGCCTATCAACCGCGATTTGCCAAATTCAAACGCATCTATTCCGCGCTTCGCGAAGAATTCCAACCCGCCTGACCCACGCCACCAGACTGATACCTTTTGCCCCACCTGATCGGCTTTTTTGCGGTGTGATGCATTTCACCTGAAATGTTGCACCGGGTTCTTTAATCACTTCAAAAGATGCCAATATCAGCAAAAGGTATTAGAAATTTGCCAATCGGATAGCCCATGACCATTGCCATTGTCGGAAGTTCCAATATCGATTTTGCCGCCCGCGTTGCCGAATTGCCCAAACCCGGCCAAACCGTATCGGCCAAGGATTACATCACAGGCCCCGGCGGCAAAGGCTGCAATCAGGCGGTTGCCGTGGCCCGCCTGGGGCAGAAACCTGTTTTCATTTCCAAAATCGGCAATGATGTTCTGGGACGCAGTCTGATTGATACGCTCAAAATCGAAGGATTTGACACCAACCAGCTGATCCAGACGACGGATGCGCAGACCGGCACCGCCCTGATATCCATCGACGATGCCGGGGAAAACATCATCACCGTGGCCGGTGGTGCCAACATGACCATGAGCCGCGCCGACATCCGCGAAAAGCAGGTTTTCCTTGAACATTGCGACTATCTGCTCGTGCAGCTTGAATGCCCGGTTGTCGCCGTGGCCTGCGCCATGAAATATGCCCGCGACGCCGGGGCCACCATCATTCTTGATCCGGCACCGGTACCCGACCGGGTTGTTCTGCGCGATCTGATGACGCTGACCGATATCGTCACCCCCAATAGCAGCGAATGTTTCGCCATGACCGGCATTCTTCCCGAAAACCTTGAAACCGCCCATCAGGCCGCCGAAAAGCTGCGCGAAATGGGCGCCCGTATCGCGATCATCAAAATGGGATCAAAGGGCGCGTTTTATTCGGATGGCGATCAGTCCGGGATTGTCCCGCCATTTGATGTCTCGGCGATTGATACGGTTGCGGCGGGCGATTGCTTTAACGGTGGCCTGGCCGTCGCCCTGCACGAAGGACGCCCCTTGCGCGATGCCGTCCGCTTTGCCTGTGCGACCGGGGCATTGGCGACCACACGCTATGGTGCCGCCGATGCCGCCCCGACCCTTGATCAGGTTTTATCGCTTCTGGAACAAGATACCGGCACCTGATCGCGTCAGGACGCGGCATCAATCAGGCTGTTGAAATAATCGATGACCGGACCGGCATCCCATTTGGCCGTGCCTTCCAGCTTGCCAATGACCTGCCCGTTGGCATCAATCACGAAACTGGTCGGAAGGCCGCGCGCGCCAAAGGCCCGTGCGGTTGCCCCGCGCGGATCAAGCACGACATCAAGATGGCCGATTCCGTTTTCATCAAAGAATTCCTGCACGATTTCCGCCCCGCCGCGATCCTGACTAAGGGCCAGGACACGGAACGGCTTGCCCTCCATCTCAGACGCCAGACGATCAAGATCGGGCATTTCTTCAATGCAGGGCGCGCACCATGTCGCCCAAAGATTAACCAGAATAACCTGACCTTTCAGGTCTTTAAGGTCACTTTCGCTGCCATCTTTTTCGATGAAAACCGCCTTTTCCGGCAGGCTTGTGCTATCAGGTGCGGTGTCCATTTTCGAAAGTTCTTGCGGCAATTGCGTATCTGCGAAGGCAGGGCTTGCATAAATGGCCGATATGGCGACAATCACGCCCAGTTTTACGTAACGAAGCAGTGCCTTCACAATACTCACCTTTCCAACGCTTGCGGATCACAATGACCGATCAAAACGCCACCGACCAGAAAAATGCCAACGCCCTGTGGGGAGGCCGCTTTGAAGCGGGCCCGTCCGCCATCATGGAAGAAATCAATGCTTCCATCGGCTTTGACAAACGCCTGTACGCCCAGGACATTCAGGGTTCCAAAGCCCATTGCGCCATGCTGGTCAAGCAGAAGATCATCCCCGCAGAAGATGGCGAGAAAATAGTCGCGGGTCTAGACCAGATCCTTCAAGAAATCGAGAGCGGCCAGTTTACCTTCTCCGCCGCCCTTGAAGACATCCACATGAATGTCGAAAGCCGCCTGCGTGATCTGATCGGGCCTGCCGCCGGTCGCCTGCATACCGCGCGCTCCCGCAATGACCAGGTCGCGACCGATTTCAAACTCTGGGTGCGCGACGTGGCACTGGCCGATCTTGAAGCCGGGCTCAAGGGCCTTCAGGAAGCACTGGTTGAACAGGCCGGCACCCATGCTGAAACCATCATGCCGGGCTTTACCCACCTTCAGGCCGCCCAGCCGGTCACCTTTGGCCATCATCTTCTGGCCTATGTCGAAATGTTTGGCCGGGATCGTGGCCGCGTTGCCGATTGCCGCACGCGTGCTAATGAAAACCCGCTGGGTTCAGCGGCCCTTGCCGGAACGCCCTATCCGATTGACCGTCACATGACGGCGTCATCGCTTGGCTTTGATCGCCCGACCGCGAACTCGCTGGATGCGGTGTCGGATCGCGACTTTGCGCTGGAATATCTGAACGCGGCCTCGATCACCGCCATGCACCTGTCGCGCCTGGCCGAGGAAATGGTGATCTGGTGTTCGGCACAGTTCCGCTTTGTCGGCATGTCGGACAAGTTTTCGACCGGCTCCTCGATCATGCCGCAGAAACGCAACCCCGATGCCGCCGAGCTGATCCGCTCCAAGATCGGTCGTATCGTTGGCTGCTATAACTCGCTGATGCTCTCGATGAAGGGTCTGCCGCTGGCCTATTCCAAGGACATGCAGGAAGACAAGGAACCGGTCTTCGAGGCCCACGACCATCTGGGTCTGTGTGTCGCCGCCATGACCGGCATGATTGCCGACATGAAGGTTCACAAGGACAACATGCGTGCGGCTGCCGGTGCCGGTTACACCACCGCAACCGATCTGGCCGACTGGCTGGTCGCCGAACTTGGCATGCCGTTCCGCGATGCCCATCACGTGGTCGGTGCGACCGTGAAACTTGCCGAAGGCAAGGGTTGCGATCTTGATCAGCTTTCGCTCGAAGACCTTCAGGGGATCGAACCCAAAATCACCAACGCCGTTTACGATGTCCTGACTGTCGAGGCATCGGTCAGTGCCCGTCAAAGCTTTGGCGGCACCGCCCCGGTCCGGGTGAAGGAACAGGTCGCGGCGGCAAAGGAAAGGTTCCTGAAATGAGCAACCCGATCTTTAAACGCAGCACAGTGATCGTACTGGCGGTGATGCTGGGCCTGTCTGTTGCCGCCTGTGGCAAAAAAGGCCCGCTTGAACCACCGACCGACGAAGGCAACAAATATCCACGGACATATCCGGCACAATGAACCATTTTGAATATATTGATGGCGTCCTTCACGCAGAAGGCGTTTCCATCCCCGAGCTTGCCGAAAAAGTCGGCACGCCGTTCTATTGCTATTCCACCGCCACCCTTGAACGCCATTACAGGGTGTATGCCGGTGCGTTTGACGGGCTTGATGCCACGGTTTGCTATGCGATCAAGGCAAACTCCAATCAGGCCGTCCTGAAAACGCTCGCCAAACTGGGTGCCGGTGCCGATGTGGTTTCGGTTGGTGAAATGCGCCGCGCCCTGCGTGCCGGTGTCGCCCCGGGCAAAGTCATCTTTTCCGGCGTTGGCAAGGCCGATGCCGAAATGCGCGAAGCCCTTGATGCCGATATCGCCCAGATCAATGTCGAAAGCATCCCGGAACTCGAAGAACTCAACCGGGTTGCCCTCGACATGGGTAAAAAGGCCCGGATCGCGATCCGCATCAACCCGCATGTCGATGCCAAGACCCATGAAAAGATCGCCACCGGCAAGGCCGAAAACAAATTCGGCATCGACTGGACCCGCGCGATCGAGGTTTACCGCATGGCCGCCGCCATGGACGGGATCGAGGTCACCGGCATTGCGATGCATATCGGATCACAGCTAACCGATCTTGCCCCCTTCCGGGAGGCCTTCACCCGTCTTGCCGGGCTGGTCGAAAAGCTTCGCGCCGAAGGCATCAATATCCGTAATCTCGACCTTGGTGGCGGGCTTGGCATTGCCTATCAGGGCGAAACCCCGCCCCTGCCCGATGCCTATGGCCAGATGGTGCGTGAAACCGTCGGTCACCTTGGCTGTCACATCACGCTGGAACCGGGCCGCCTGATTGCTGGCAATGCCGGTGTGATGATTTCGCGTGTCATGTATATCAAGGACGGCGAAGCCAAACGCTTTGTCATTCTCGATGCCGCGATGAACGACCTGATCCGGCCAACCCTTTACAGCGCCTATCACGAAATCATCCCCGTCGATGAACAGGGTGAAGGCGACAAACAGGCGACCGTCGATATCGTCGGACCGGTCTGCGAAACCGGCGACACCTTTGGCAAGGACCGCAAACTGCCCGATGATCTGAAACCGGGCGATCTGGTCGCGGTCATGTCGGCAGGTGCCTATGGTGCGGTGATGTCATCGACCTACAACACCCGTGCCCTGACGCCCGAAGTTCTGGTCAAGGGCAACGACTTCGCCATCGTCCGCCCGCGCCAGTCGATTGACGACCTGATCGGTCTGGACCGCATTCCCGACTGGCTCGACTGATCCGGGCCGGCAAAAACCGGAAAAACTTTGCAAGGCGGTCTTTCAACACGAAAGGCCGCCTTCTGCATATCCGCATCCTGCCCGGCAGGGTTCATCTGACCTGCCCCATCTCCTTCGATCTCCCGGATGGTTCCGGGGACCAACGGCAGTACAGGAACGCCAGACTCCGAAAGCATGGTAACCGGCCGGTTCTCCGGGAAGCAGACGAAATGCCCCACCCGAACAAAACACGGCCTTCCGACAGACGTCCCACTGACAGCCACAGGCTTACCGCCCGCTCCGGTCCCTTCCGCCAACGCCATGACCACGAAGCCCGGCCAAACCCCGGACCTCAGAAAGCCTAACCACCAGACACCCCACAGACCGCCCAAAACCTCGCTGCCCGTTTCGGCCGCTTCCGGCAATGGCATGATCACGAAACCCGGACGCACCTCGGGCCTCCACCAGCCCTCGCCAGCAGATGGCACACTGACGGCCCGCAGCCTCGCTACCCGCTCCGCCCTCTCGGCAATGCCATGATCACCGACGCCCGGACAAAACTCGGGCCTCCAGCAACCGTCGCCGACGGACAATCATCGGCCGCTTTGCCGCCTCGATCACCGTCCGGCCAAGGCGGCAACCTGCCACCTCGACGACCAGACACACCTCGGGCCACTGCCATTTTCACCAGCAGACGGTCCAGGGGCTCGCTGCCCACTTCGATCATCTTCCGGCCACGGCGGCAACCTGCCACCCCGGCGTCCAGACACACCTCGGGCTGCTGCCATTTTCACCAGCAGACGGTTTTCGGGCGCACTGCCCCCAACCTGTCCACCACCGACGGACCGCAAATCACTGCCGCCACTGCTGCCATTTCTGCCCCTTCCGGCAAATCCGGGGTCGCTTCCCGACAAGACGCACCTCTCCCGTCATGACAAACAAGCGTAATAAAAGCGTGTTAGAATCGGCGCGGAATGCCGCCGTAATGGCTCCGCCATCCGCCGACGCATATCCTGCGGACTGCCCCGCCACCCTGCCTCAATCCTTGCCGCTGCATCCTGATCACCTCTTTGATCCGGCCCCAAACGCAAAAACCCGCGAGGCTCAGGGCCTTGCGGGTTTCGGTCCGGGTGCATTTCTCCCGTTGACTTTATCTTTATGCCACAACAAAAAGAACAAATCAAGAACTTTTTGAAAAAACTTTGCATGCCTTCAAAAGCCGCCGCCCTTCAGGGACCGCCTTTTATTTTGGCCTGGCCGCGATCCTGACTTGACCCGCCCCGCCAAAGCCCCAAACTTAGATTAAGGTCTGAAATCTGTTCATAGGACCACGCTGGCGTCACATGTCCCGGACACGGGGCGATTGCAGGGGCCTGAAATCGATATGTCGATCATACCACCCAATCCCCGACTGGAACGGCATCTGCGCTTGGCGCGGATGATCATGTCGTGGGAACGGGTGTGGCCGCGGCTGATCCCGCCTTTGACAATCGTGATGCTGATCGCCGGGCTGACCCTGACCGGCACCTTTGAAATACTGCCCGCGACCGGGCATATCATGTTGCTTTCGATCCTGTCGGTTGCCGGTCTTGTCGCCATCATCCTGCCGTGGCGCCATTTCACATGGCCCAATCGCCGTGCTGTCCTGCAAAGGATCGAACAGGAAAATGGCCTTGAAAACAATCCGCTGCAAAGCCTTGAAGACCATATCGATGATGGTGACGACCCGCTAACCAGTTACCTGTGGCAAAAGCAGTTGCAACGCCACGAGGCTATGCTTGATAACCTGCATTTGCCCCGCCCCCTGCCCTCGCTGGCGCGCATTGACCGCTATGGGCTGGTGGTTTTGCCGGTACTGCTCCTCGCCGTCGGGCTGTTTGTCGCCCATGACCGGATGGGGGAACGTTTCTATAAGGCGTTCAGCCCGCTGCAACGGCTGGGTGCTGCCGATTTCAGCACCACATTATGGGTCACCCCGCCTGCCTATACCGGACAGATCCCGCGAGTCCTCCGTTTTGCCGATGGCACCGACCAGCCGCAGCTGCAACCGGCGGATACAAACGCCGGAAATCCCAATGTTATCGATGTGGATGTCCCCGTCGGATCAACACTGGCCGGCAGCATCGGAAGTGTCTGGCAACCGACACTGCATACCCCCACCGGCGAACGCGAGATATCGGAAAGCAGCGACAACAGCTATGTCATTTCGACCGCCCTTGATCAGGCCGGGCCGTGGCGCATTTCGGTCTGGGGCAATGACCGGCTGACACTGAATGTCAATCTGGTGGCCGATAAACCGCCCGCCCTTTCATTCGTCAGCCCGCCCTCGGTGACGCGCCGCGATCATATCCGTCTCGATTATGTCGCGACCGATGATTACGGCATGAACAACCTTGATCTGATCATCACCCCCGCGACCGATGGCATTGGCGCCGAACAGTTCGGGTCGATCGACAATATCCGTATCGATATGTCCGGTCGCGATGGTCAGGGGGGTGCTGTATCCATGCCGACCCGGATCGAAGGCCCCCGTTTCCTTGATCTTGTTTCCCATCCCTGGGCAGGGCTTCCGGTCAATCTTCAACTGGTATCGCAGGACAATTCCGGGCAGCGCGGCGAAAGCGACATGCGATCCATCGTGTTGCCGGAACGCGAATTCACCCATCCGGTTGCCAAAAAGCTGATCACGATCCGGCGTGGCTTGCTGCGCTATCCCGACAAGGCGCTTGAAATGCGCAATGCTCTTTTGCCCGTGCTGTATGCCCCGCAGGCATTTAACGGTCATATCGGTATTTTCCTGGCCCTGTCGGTCACCGAAGCCCGTCTTTCGGCCCATCTGCGCGACCGCGACGTCCATCAGGAAGTCGCCGGATTGCTGTGGCACATTGCCGAAGAAATCGAACGTGGCAGCTATGGCATGGCCGAACGCAATCTGATGGAGGCCGAGGAACGGCTGCTCGAAGC is part of the Thalassospira lucentensis genome and harbors:
- a CDS encoding DUF4175 domain-containing protein; this encodes MSIIPPNPRLERHLRLARMIMSWERVWPRLIPPLTIVMLIAGLTLTGTFEILPATGHIMLLSILSVAGLVAIILPWRHFTWPNRRAVLQRIEQENGLENNPLQSLEDHIDDGDDPLTSYLWQKQLQRHEAMLDNLHLPRPLPSLARIDRYGLVVLPVLLLAVGLFVAHDRMGERFYKAFSPLQRLGAADFSTTLWVTPPAYTGQIPRVLRFADGTDQPQLQPADTNAGNPNVIDVDVPVGSTLAGSIGSVWQPTLHTPTGEREISESSDNSYVISTALDQAGPWRISVWGNDRLTLNVNLVADKPPALSFVSPPSVTRRDHIRLDYVATDDYGMNNLDLIITPATDGIGAEQFGSIDNIRIDMSGRDGQGGAVSMPTRIEGPRFLDLVSHPWAGLPVNLQLVSQDNSGQRGESDMRSIVLPEREFTHPVAKKLITIRRGLLRYPDKALEMRNALLPVLYAPQAFNGHIGIFLALSVTEARLSAHLRDRDVHQEVAGLLWHIAEEIERGSYGMAERNLMEAEERLLEALADPNVTEAEIAELIENYRRALNEYMAALAREAPQNQQSQQQAPAAILEQQDLSRIVDQIDALMRAGARDQARALIDRLRELVENMQVTSGDGGTDITSTLREMLDGIRDLARRQQELMNQGDNPSTNSGGNGNRAEEQQNLAGDAQNLTNNSGFGQFGNLSGIETAIEAMQRAAEALGRNRAHEALQQQGQAMEALQRGIGELSRALEGLSQMMPMLDELRGSGNRDPLGRPVGGDGTTVIPEVDTLERAWRILQELRRRSGDPDRPVIEQEYIDRLLKRF
- the lysA gene encoding diaminopimelate decarboxylase gives rise to the protein MNHFEYIDGVLHAEGVSIPELAEKVGTPFYCYSTATLERHYRVYAGAFDGLDATVCYAIKANSNQAVLKTLAKLGAGADVVSVGEMRRALRAGVAPGKVIFSGVGKADAEMREALDADIAQINVESIPELEELNRVALDMGKKARIAIRINPHVDAKTHEKIATGKAENKFGIDWTRAIEVYRMAAAMDGIEVTGIAMHIGSQLTDLAPFREAFTRLAGLVEKLRAEGINIRNLDLGGGLGIAYQGETPPLPDAYGQMVRETVGHLGCHITLEPGRLIAGNAGVMISRVMYIKDGEAKRFVILDAAMNDLIRPTLYSAYHEIIPVDEQGEGDKQATVDIVGPVCETGDTFGKDRKLPDDLKPGDLVAVMSAGAYGAVMSSTYNTRALTPEVLVKGNDFAIVRPRQSIDDLIGLDRIPDWLD
- the lptM gene encoding LPS translocon maturation chaperone LptM; amino-acid sequence: MSNPIFKRSTVIVLAVMLGLSVAACGKKGPLEPPTDEGNKYPRTYPAQ
- the argH gene encoding argininosuccinate lyase, with product MTDQNATDQKNANALWGGRFEAGPSAIMEEINASIGFDKRLYAQDIQGSKAHCAMLVKQKIIPAEDGEKIVAGLDQILQEIESGQFTFSAALEDIHMNVESRLRDLIGPAAGRLHTARSRNDQVATDFKLWVRDVALADLEAGLKGLQEALVEQAGTHAETIMPGFTHLQAAQPVTFGHHLLAYVEMFGRDRGRVADCRTRANENPLGSAALAGTPYPIDRHMTASSLGFDRPTANSLDAVSDRDFALEYLNAASITAMHLSRLAEEMVIWCSAQFRFVGMSDKFSTGSSIMPQKRNPDAAELIRSKIGRIVGCYNSLMLSMKGLPLAYSKDMQEDKEPVFEAHDHLGLCVAAMTGMIADMKVHKDNMRAAAGAGYTTATDLADWLVAELGMPFRDAHHVVGATVKLAEGKGCDLDQLSLEDLQGIEPKITNAVYDVLTVEASVSARQSFGGTAPVRVKEQVAAAKERFLK